In Achromobacter xylosoxidans A8, a single window of DNA contains:
- a CDS encoding ABC transporter ATP-binding protein gives MAHHAALALAPEADAPDTAIDIRGMVQRFGSYVAVDGIDLAIPEGQFLSVLGPSGCGKSTLMRAVAGLTPPSAGEIRVLGQRVTEPGANVGIVFQRAALLPWRDVTKNISLQLEMRKLPAARYEARLRELIKLSGLEGFEQCLPHQLSGGMQQRVALCRALIHNPDILLMDEPFGALDAMTREAMNLELQRVWLESKKTVMFITHSISEAVFLSDRVVVMSKRPGRVALSVDIDLPRPRDYTMVGHPNFVKATTAIRECFDAAGMTE, from the coding sequence ATGGCACACCACGCAGCCCTGGCGCTCGCCCCGGAAGCGGACGCGCCCGATACCGCCATCGACATCCGCGGCATGGTCCAGCGTTTCGGCTCCTACGTCGCGGTCGACGGCATCGACCTTGCCATACCCGAAGGCCAGTTCCTGTCCGTGCTCGGCCCGTCCGGCTGCGGCAAGAGCACGCTGATGCGGGCGGTCGCCGGCCTGACGCCGCCCTCCGCCGGCGAGATCCGCGTGCTGGGCCAACGCGTGACGGAACCGGGGGCCAACGTAGGCATCGTGTTCCAGCGCGCGGCGCTATTGCCGTGGCGCGACGTCACCAAGAACATCTCGCTGCAACTGGAGATGCGCAAGCTGCCCGCGGCGCGCTACGAGGCCCGGCTGCGCGAACTGATCAAGCTCAGCGGGCTGGAAGGCTTTGAGCAATGCCTGCCGCACCAGCTGTCCGGCGGCATGCAGCAGCGCGTGGCGCTGTGCCGCGCGCTTATCCACAACCCCGACATCCTGCTGATGGACGAGCCCTTCGGCGCCCTGGACGCCATGACGCGCGAAGCCATGAACCTGGAACTGCAGCGGGTCTGGCTGGAAAGCAAGAAGACCGTCATGTTCATTACCCACAGCATCTCGGAGGCGGTGTTTCTGTCCGACCGCGTGGTGGTGATGAGCAAGCGCCCGGGCCGCGTGGCGCTGTCCGTCGACATCGACCTGCCGCGGCCGCGCGACTACACCATGGTCGGCCATCCCAACTTCGTCAAGGCGACCACCGCCATACGCGAGTGCTTCGATGCGGCAGGGATGACGGAATGA
- the asd gene encoding archaetidylserine decarboxylase (Phosphatidylserine decarboxylase is synthesized as a single chain precursor. Generation of the pyruvoyl active site from a Ser is coupled to cleavage of a Gly-Ser bond between the larger (beta) and smaller (alpha chains). It is an integral membrane protein.) has translation MSTSPSLLFQRIAPKLWLTRCAGRLASCRQAWVAQPLIRGYAKWYGIDLDEALHADPKAYGSFNAFFTRALKPDARKLADADWTSPADGTVSQFGRISLGQLIQAKRRQYSAAALLGDADLARALGGGWFSTIYLSPRDYHRVHMPCEGRLLGMRHVPGTLYSVKPEIVQGMDGLLARNERLVCWFEHPHHGVYAMVLVGAAIVGSIATTWHGLVAPHGRRIQQWDYGSLVAPLRLPQGAEMGHFELGSTVVVLMPGSAWRFHPDWKTGRTVKLGQAMADQR, from the coding sequence ATGTCTACGTCTCCTTCCCTGTTGTTCCAGCGCATCGCGCCCAAGCTCTGGCTGACGCGCTGCGCCGGCCGGCTGGCCTCATGCCGCCAAGCCTGGGTGGCCCAGCCGCTGATCCGCGGCTACGCCAAGTGGTATGGCATCGATCTCGACGAAGCCCTGCACGCCGACCCGAAGGCCTATGGCAGTTTTAATGCCTTCTTCACCCGGGCCTTGAAACCGGATGCCCGTAAATTGGCCGACGCGGACTGGACCAGTCCCGCGGATGGCACCGTGAGCCAGTTCGGCCGTATCAGCCTGGGGCAACTGATACAGGCCAAGCGGCGACAGTACAGCGCGGCTGCGCTGCTGGGCGACGCGGATCTGGCGCGGGCATTGGGCGGCGGCTGGTTCAGTACGATCTATCTGAGTCCGCGCGATTATCACCGCGTGCACATGCCTTGCGAGGGGCGGCTGCTGGGCATGCGCCATGTGCCGGGGACGCTCTACTCCGTCAAGCCGGAGATCGTGCAAGGCATGGACGGCTTGCTGGCGCGCAACGAACGGCTGGTGTGCTGGTTCGAGCATCCCCACCATGGCGTCTACGCCATGGTGCTGGTGGGAGCCGCCATCGTCGGCAGCATCGCCACGACCTGGCATGGCCTGGTGGCGCCGCACGGCCGGCGCATCCAGCAGTGGGACTACGGCAGCCTGGTGGCGCCCTTGCGCTTGCCGCAAGGCGCCGAGATGGGGCACTTCGAGTTGGGTTCGACCGTGGTAGTGCTGATGCCCGGCAGCGCCTGGCGCTTCCATCCAGATTGGAAAACGGGGCGGACGGTCAAGCTGGGACAAGCCATGGCCGACCAGCGTTGA
- the ptsJ gene encoding transcriptional regulator PtsJ produces MKIQGKTAAEIFDCVRAMAQSGQLPPGQALPPVRDLAVELDINRNTVAAAYKRLVTAGIALTQGRLGTIIRDQSGPGEQEGALSDSPLADLASGNPNPAWLPDLSAALAIRPYQPRLYGEPTVNSGLESYARVWFAPDCPAPFEINLTHGAVDAIERLLSSHLVAGDKVAVENPCFLSSINMLRIAGLQALGVPVDAEGMQAAALEAALAKGAQAVILTPRAHNPTGCSLSEKRAKALARVLARYPHAMVIVDDHYALLSGKAYHSVLPSGAQRWALVRSFSKTLGPDVRLAMVASDPATSRQLRLRLASGTSWVSHLLQDMVEVTLGRPEVAKQMALARKDYAQRRKALENALLDQGVAYAADGDGLNLWVPLDTDDQAVALALAHRGWLVRHGDAFGVQEPVRGLRITLSAIEPGQCRKLARDIRESMG; encoded by the coding sequence ATGAAAATACAAGGAAAGACCGCCGCAGAGATCTTCGATTGCGTGCGCGCGATGGCTCAGTCGGGGCAGTTGCCGCCGGGCCAGGCGCTGCCGCCGGTGCGGGATCTGGCGGTCGAACTGGATATCAACCGCAATACTGTCGCCGCCGCCTACAAGCGGCTGGTGACGGCGGGCATCGCCCTGACCCAGGGCCGCCTGGGCACCATCATCCGCGACCAGTCCGGCCCTGGGGAACAGGAAGGCGCGCTGTCGGACTCGCCGCTGGCGGACCTGGCCAGCGGCAATCCAAACCCGGCCTGGCTGCCGGACCTGAGCGCGGCCCTCGCTATCCGGCCTTATCAACCGCGGCTGTACGGCGAGCCCACCGTCAATTCCGGGCTGGAAAGCTATGCCCGCGTCTGGTTCGCGCCGGACTGCCCGGCGCCCTTCGAGATCAACCTGACCCATGGGGCGGTGGACGCCATCGAGCGGCTGCTCAGCTCGCACCTGGTGGCCGGCGACAAGGTGGCGGTCGAGAACCCATGCTTCCTGAGCAGCATCAACATGCTGCGCATCGCCGGCCTGCAGGCGCTGGGCGTGCCCGTCGACGCCGAAGGCATGCAGGCGGCCGCTCTGGAGGCGGCGTTGGCCAAGGGCGCGCAGGCCGTCATCCTGACGCCGCGGGCCCACAACCCCACAGGCTGCAGCCTGAGCGAAAAGCGGGCGAAAGCGCTGGCGCGGGTGTTGGCCAGGTATCCCCACGCCATGGTCATCGTGGATGATCACTACGCCTTGTTGTCGGGCAAGGCGTACCACTCGGTGCTGCCGTCCGGCGCGCAGCGGTGGGCTCTGGTGCGCTCGTTCTCCAAGACCTTGGGGCCCGACGTGCGCCTGGCGATGGTGGCCAGCGATCCCGCGACGTCGCGGCAACTGCGGTTGCGGCTGGCCTCCGGCACCAGCTGGGTCAGCCATCTGCTGCAAGACATGGTCGAGGTCACGCTGGGCCGGCCCGAGGTCGCCAAGCAGATGGCGCTGGCCCGCAAGGATTACGCACAGCGCCGCAAGGCCCTGGAAAACGCCTTGCTGGATCAGGGCGTGGCGTATGCGGCGGACGGCGACGGCCTCAACCTCTGGGTGCCGTTGGATACCGATGACCAGGCGGTCGCGCTGGCCCTGGCCCATCGCGGCTGGCTGGTGCGCCATGGCGATGCCTTCGGGGTCCAGGAACCGGTCCGTGGCCTGCGCATCACCCTCTCCGCGATCGAGCCTGGCCAGTGCCGCAAGCTGGCGCGGGATATCCGGGAAAGCATGGGCTAG
- a CDS encoding M24 family metallopeptidase yields the protein MSENYAPMELPFGPDVYAANLALLARDIQAQGLSAAILFDPENIYWLTGYRSIGYFTFQCLVVTADGGIAMVSRQVNHAVATGNRNIARFVAIDDISDPVEVLASYLRDILLRGRIGLETTSGYLSVAAYKQLQARLGERLADWQGPMEEARKIKTAVQLGFMRQAADAAVAGIDAAVRAIAVGATENDLAAAMLHGATKAGSEYTRVPLVAVGRASGVCFTTWQRRELKRGDLVFLEAAANINRYHAMISRNCVVGRATERQRFLAGTVIAALDAAIDAIRPGVTSAQVDQACRAVFERAGLAHYFDHRTAYGIGIGFPPNWAEGRFLALRPGDPTVLEPGMTFHLVPSLFMPEGGFMASESVAVSEDGCEVLTRYPRELIEIDA from the coding sequence GTGTCGGAAAACTATGCACCCATGGAATTGCCGTTCGGCCCGGACGTCTATGCCGCGAACCTCGCGCTGCTTGCGCGGGACATCCAGGCCCAGGGCCTGTCGGCGGCCATCCTGTTCGACCCCGAGAACATCTACTGGCTGACCGGCTACCGTTCCATCGGCTATTTCACGTTCCAGTGCCTGGTGGTCACGGCCGACGGCGGCATCGCCATGGTCTCGCGCCAGGTCAACCACGCCGTGGCGACCGGCAACCGCAACATCGCGCGCTTTGTAGCGATCGATGACATCAGCGACCCGGTCGAGGTGCTGGCGAGCTACTTGCGAGACATCCTGCTCCGCGGCCGCATCGGCCTGGAAACGACCTCCGGCTACCTCAGCGTGGCCGCCTACAAGCAGTTGCAGGCGCGTCTGGGCGAACGCCTGGCCGACTGGCAAGGGCCGATGGAAGAGGCGCGCAAGATCAAGACCGCGGTGCAGCTGGGATTCATGCGCCAGGCGGCGGATGCGGCGGTCGCCGGCATTGATGCGGCAGTGCGTGCGATCGCCGTGGGCGCCACCGAGAACGACCTCGCCGCCGCCATGCTGCACGGTGCCACCAAGGCCGGAAGCGAATACACCCGCGTGCCGTTGGTTGCCGTGGGCCGCGCCAGCGGCGTCTGCTTCACCACCTGGCAACGCCGCGAGCTCAAGCGGGGCGATCTGGTGTTCCTGGAGGCCGCGGCCAACATCAACCGCTATCACGCCATGATCTCGCGCAATTGCGTCGTGGGACGCGCCACCGAGCGGCAACGGTTCCTGGCCGGCACCGTCATTGCCGCGCTGGACGCCGCCATCGACGCCATCCGCCCCGGCGTCACGTCCGCCCAGGTGGACCAGGCCTGCCGGGCGGTATTCGAACGCGCCGGACTGGCGCATTACTTCGATCACCGCACCGCCTATGGCATAGGCATCGGCTTCCCGCCCAATTGGGCCGAGGGGCGCTTCCTGGCGCTACGCCCGGGAGATCCCACCGTGCTGGAACCGGGCATGACCTTCCACCTCGTGCCTTCGCTGTTCATGCCCGAAGGCGGCTTCATGGCCAGCGAAAGCGTGGCCGTTTCCGAGGATGGCTGCGAGGTGCTCACCCGCTACCCGCGCGAGTTGATCGAAATCGACGCCTGA
- a CDS encoding ABC transporter permease, translated as MYPTIAVIGVLLLWHVSIPLFGLPAYLLPPPLSVLERLWTDSAFLGHHSWVTSVETLGGFLLSIAVGIPLGIVLVWSRPLERAIMPLLVVSQAFPKVAVAPLIIIWFGLGLFPKILIAFSVAFFPIVVSTVAGMRSVDADLNDLARSMRAGALRTFLRIRLPYALPQIFSGLKVAIAFATVGAVVGEWVGAESGLGYVLLSANANLDTTLLFAVLVALMLIGLVFYYLVEFSERFLIPWHISVRSDALPSV; from the coding sequence ATGTATCCAACCATCGCGGTCATCGGGGTGCTGCTGTTGTGGCACGTCTCGATACCGCTGTTCGGCCTGCCGGCCTATCTGCTGCCTCCGCCGCTGAGCGTGCTCGAACGACTGTGGACGGACTCCGCGTTCCTGGGCCATCACAGCTGGGTCACGTCCGTCGAAACGCTGGGCGGCTTTCTGCTGAGCATCGCGGTCGGCATACCGCTGGGCATCGTGTTGGTATGGTCGCGTCCGCTGGAGCGCGCCATCATGCCGCTGCTGGTGGTCTCGCAGGCGTTTCCCAAGGTGGCGGTCGCGCCGCTCATCATCATCTGGTTCGGCCTGGGCCTGTTTCCCAAGATCCTGATCGCATTCTCGGTGGCGTTCTTCCCCATCGTGGTCAGCACGGTCGCGGGCATGCGTTCGGTGGACGCGGACCTCAACGACCTGGCCCGTTCGATGCGGGCAGGCGCCCTGCGGACCTTTCTGCGCATCCGGCTGCCGTACGCGCTGCCGCAGATCTTCTCCGGCCTGAAGGTCGCCATCGCCTTCGCCACGGTGGGCGCGGTGGTGGGCGAATGGGTGGGCGCCGAAAGCGGCCTGGGCTACGTGCTGCTGTCGGCCAACGCCAACCTGGACACCACGCTGCTATTCGCCGTGCTGGTCGCGCTCATGCTCATCGGCCTGGTCTTCTACTACCTGGTCGAGTTTTCCGAACGCTTCCTGATCCCCTGGCACATCAGCGTGCGCAGCGACGCCCTGCCCTCTGTCTGA
- a CDS encoding ABC transporter substrate-binding protein, whose amino-acid sequence MKFTTRLGWTLACLLTAGAANAQEKLSLRLDYSIYGTHAPLYYGIDKGLYKAEGIDLSIGEGSGSSNTAKLVAQGIDPIGFMDYGTMLKGVAAGMPLKAVFAVHQRSPMVIISHADAPVRTPKDLEGKVLGMSASESTAQMFPVLAALNGVDQKKINVIAPAVGTKTALFLQRRADAITGVTYFHIPPLEAQGAKVHYFFYADFGVNALEGGLAANTKWLAANPDTARRFLRATRKAYEAAQADPAASVDALVRQRPEQARNRDQLVRQLQLSLQAAGTPNTKGLPFGVSSEKDWQAMVDQFVQSNQIASPLPTSALYTNDYNRE is encoded by the coding sequence ATGAAATTCACGACCCGACTTGGCTGGACCCTGGCCTGCCTGCTGACCGCAGGCGCAGCCAACGCACAAGAGAAATTGAGCCTGCGCCTGGACTACAGCATCTACGGCACGCACGCGCCGCTGTACTACGGCATAGACAAAGGCCTATATAAGGCCGAAGGCATAGACCTGAGCATCGGCGAAGGCAGCGGCTCCAGCAATACCGCCAAGCTGGTGGCGCAAGGCATCGATCCCATCGGCTTCATGGATTACGGCACCATGCTCAAGGGCGTCGCCGCGGGCATGCCGCTGAAAGCCGTTTTCGCCGTGCACCAGCGCTCCCCCATGGTCATCATCAGCCATGCGGACGCACCGGTGCGCACGCCCAAGGACCTGGAAGGAAAAGTGCTGGGCATGAGCGCGTCCGAATCGACGGCGCAGATGTTCCCGGTGCTGGCCGCCCTGAACGGCGTGGACCAGAAGAAGATCAATGTCATCGCGCCGGCCGTGGGCACCAAGACCGCCCTGTTCCTGCAACGGCGCGCGGACGCCATCACCGGCGTGACCTACTTCCATATCCCCCCGCTGGAAGCGCAGGGCGCCAAGGTGCATTACTTCTTCTATGCCGACTTCGGCGTCAACGCGCTGGAAGGAGGACTGGCGGCCAATACCAAATGGCTGGCGGCCAACCCCGACACCGCACGCCGCTTCCTGCGCGCCACGCGCAAGGCCTACGAGGCGGCCCAGGCCGACCCCGCTGCCTCGGTCGACGCCCTGGTGCGCCAGCGGCCGGAACAGGCGCGCAACCGCGACCAACTGGTACGCCAGCTGCAGCTCTCGTTGCAGGCAGCCGGCACGCCCAATACCAAAGGGCTGCCGTTCGGGGTTTCTTCGGAAAAAGACTGGCAGGCCATGGTCGACCAGTTCGTACAGTCGAACCAGATCGCCAGCCCACTCCCGACCAGCGCGCTCTACACCAACGACTACAACAGGGAATAG
- a CDS encoding Orn/Lys/Arg decarboxylase N-terminal domain-containing protein, producing MQFQFPIVIIDEDFRSENTSGLSIRVLAEAIRAEGFDVLGTTSYGDLSLFAQQQSRASAFILSIDDEELAHGVGVAPALLALREFISEVRRRNADVPIYVYGETKTARHIPNDILRELQGVIHMYEDTPEFVARHLIREARAYLEGVKPPFLKALLDYAEDGSYSWHCPGHSGGVAFLKSPVGQMFHQFFGENMLRADVCNAVEELGQLLDHNGAIGASERNAARIFNADHCYFVTNGTSTSNKIVWHHMVAPGDVVLVDRNCHKSILHSIVMTGAIPVFLRPTRNHFGIIGPIPRSEFEVETIREKMRAHPLLKHLDADAVRPRVMALTQSTYDGIIYETETIKAALDGYVEALHFDEAWMPHAVFHPFYGAYHCMGKQRARPRESLVFSTQSTHKLLAGISQASHVLAQDSMTRQLDRHLFNESYLMHTSTSPQYAIIASCDVAAAMMEPPGGTVLVEESIAEALDFRRAMQEVGSHFAAGDWWFKVWGPEALAPEGIGSPEDWIIRAGDGDTSWHGFGPLADGFNMLDPIKSTIVTPGLDLDGNFADSGIPASIVTKFLAEHGVIVEKTGLYSFFIMFTIGITKGRWSSLLTALQQFKDDYGRNQPMWRILPEFCRKFPRYESMGLRDLCQHVHATYARHDIARLTTDMYLTDVIPAMKPCDAYACIAQRRTERVEIDHLEGRITTSLITPYPPGIPVLVPGEVFNRTIVDYLKFSRELSRECPGFGTDIHGFVELRDADGNLRYYVDCVR from the coding sequence ATGCAGTTCCAGTTTCCCATCGTCATCATCGACGAGGACTTCCGTTCGGAAAACACCTCCGGCCTGAGCATCCGGGTATTGGCCGAGGCCATCAGGGCCGAGGGCTTCGATGTGCTGGGCACGACCAGCTACGGCGATCTCAGCCTGTTCGCGCAGCAGCAAAGCCGCGCCAGCGCCTTCATCCTGTCCATCGACGACGAGGAACTGGCGCACGGCGTGGGCGTGGCGCCGGCATTGCTGGCCTTGCGGGAATTCATCAGCGAAGTGCGGCGGCGCAACGCCGATGTGCCGATCTACGTCTACGGCGAAACCAAGACCGCGCGGCACATTCCGAACGACATCCTGCGCGAACTGCAAGGCGTGATCCACATGTACGAGGACACGCCGGAATTCGTGGCGCGGCACCTGATCCGCGAGGCCCGGGCCTACCTGGAAGGCGTCAAGCCACCATTCCTGAAAGCCTTGCTGGACTACGCCGAGGACGGCTCCTATTCCTGGCATTGTCCAGGGCATTCCGGCGGGGTGGCGTTCCTGAAGAGTCCAGTCGGCCAGATGTTCCACCAGTTCTTTGGCGAGAACATGCTGCGCGCGGACGTCTGCAATGCGGTGGAGGAACTGGGCCAGCTGTTGGACCACAACGGCGCCATCGGCGCGAGCGAGCGCAACGCGGCGCGCATCTTCAATGCGGATCACTGCTACTTCGTGACGAATGGAACCAGCACCAGCAACAAGATCGTGTGGCATCACATGGTGGCGCCGGGAGATGTGGTGCTGGTGGACCGCAATTGCCACAAGTCGATTTTGCACAGCATCGTCATGACCGGAGCCATCCCCGTCTTCCTGCGCCCCACGCGCAACCATTTCGGCATCATCGGCCCGATCCCGCGCAGCGAGTTCGAAGTCGAGACCATCCGCGAGAAGATGCGCGCCCATCCTCTGCTCAAGCACCTGGACGCCGACGCGGTCCGGCCGCGCGTGATGGCGCTGACGCAGTCCACCTACGACGGCATCATCTACGAAACCGAGACGATCAAGGCCGCGCTGGACGGCTATGTGGAAGCCTTGCATTTCGACGAGGCCTGGATGCCGCACGCGGTGTTCCATCCGTTCTATGGCGCCTACCACTGCATGGGCAAGCAGCGCGCGCGGCCCAGGGAATCCCTGGTGTTCTCCACGCAGTCCACGCACAAGCTGCTGGCCGGCATCAGCCAGGCCAGCCACGTGCTGGCGCAGGACTCCATGACGCGGCAGCTGGACCGGCACCTCTTCAACGAGTCTTATCTGATGCACACCAGCACCAGTCCGCAGTACGCCATCATCGCCAGCTGCGACGTCGCCGCGGCCATGATGGAGCCGCCTGGCGGCACGGTGCTGGTGGAGGAGAGCATCGCCGAGGCGCTGGATTTCCGCCGCGCGATGCAAGAGGTCGGCTCGCATTTTGCCGCCGGCGACTGGTGGTTCAAGGTCTGGGGACCCGAGGCGCTGGCGCCGGAGGGCATAGGCTCGCCCGAGGACTGGATCATCCGCGCCGGGGACGGCGACACGTCATGGCACGGCTTCGGGCCGCTGGCCGACGGCTTCAACATGCTGGATCCGATCAAGTCCACCATCGTGACGCCCGGACTGGACCTGGACGGCAACTTCGCGGACAGCGGCATTCCGGCCTCCATCGTCACCAAATTCCTGGCCGAACATGGCGTGATCGTGGAAAAGACCGGCCTGTACAGTTTCTTCATCATGTTCACGATAGGCATCACCAAGGGGCGCTGGAGTTCGCTGCTGACCGCGTTGCAGCAGTTCAAGGATGACTATGGGCGCAACCAGCCCATGTGGCGGATCCTGCCGGAGTTCTGCCGCAAGTTCCCCCGCTACGAGAGCATGGGCCTGCGCGACCTGTGCCAGCACGTGCATGCGACCTATGCCCGGCATGACATTGCCCGGTTGACCACGGACATGTACCTGACCGACGTCATCCCGGCGATGAAGCCCTGCGACGCCTACGCCTGCATCGCGCAGCGGCGCACCGAGAGGGTGGAGATCGATCATCTGGAAGGCCGCATCACCACCAGCCTGATCACGCCCTATCCCCCGGGCATACCCGTTTTGGTCCCGGGCGAGGTATTCAACCGGACCATCGTCGATTACCTGAAGTTCTCCCGCGAACTGAGCCGGGAATGTCCGGGATTCGGCACGGATATCCATGGTTTTGTCGAGCTGCGCGACGCGGACGGAAACCTGCGCTATTACGTGGATTGCGTGCGGTAA
- a CDS encoding carboxymuconolactone decarboxylase family protein, with protein sequence MSRVPLIDASSASADRKALLTQIHGAFGATPNMFKAVANSPAALQSMWGAFGALGGGVIPAKLGEQIAVAVADRNACEYCLAAHTALGRKAGASAEEMSAAQGGEAADPRTAAALRFALKLVEARGQVSEADVQAVRAAGYSDQEIVEILAHVALNLFTNYVNVAFAVPVDFPTVKLRRAA encoded by the coding sequence ATGTCCCGAGTTCCTCTTATCGATGCCAGCAGCGCCAGCGCCGACCGCAAGGCGCTGCTCACGCAGATCCACGGCGCCTTTGGCGCCACGCCGAACATGTTCAAGGCCGTCGCCAATTCGCCCGCGGCGCTGCAAAGCATGTGGGGCGCTTTCGGCGCCTTGGGCGGCGGCGTGATCCCGGCCAAGCTCGGCGAGCAGATCGCAGTCGCCGTGGCCGACCGCAATGCTTGCGAATACTGCCTTGCGGCCCACACGGCCCTGGGCCGCAAGGCCGGCGCCAGCGCCGAAGAAATGTCGGCCGCCCAAGGCGGCGAGGCCGCCGATCCCAGGACCGCCGCGGCGCTGCGCTTCGCGCTGAAGCTGGTGGAAGCGCGCGGACAGGTGAGCGAAGCCGACGTACAGGCCGTGCGCGCGGCAGGCTACAGCGACCAGGAGATCGTCGAGATCCTGGCGCACGTCGCGCTCAACCTGTTCACCAACTACGTCAACGTGGCCTTTGCCGTGCCGGTGGACTTCCCGACCGTGAAGCTGCGCCGGGCCGCCTGA
- a CDS encoding LysR family transcriptional regulator — MREIEIFRAVMREGSVSRAAQVLLISQPAASKYIAQLERRVGVALFVRKGGRLLPTPEGRALYGQVDRLFSGLSQLDSFIKDLGSEKQGHLTVASLPLLSLTVMPDVLASFMADRPNISVALQTRSSARIVEWVAARQVDMGVCFYGGQHPGVVAEPLVSLQLYCAIPPGDPLEKFDTIRVEQLAGRDLIIYDNLDHTRFWLEALLEQQKVYARRRVQVFWTSVAMELVMRGVGIALVDRLTAARIPGGLDQLRPLEPGASFDLSLVWPEHWPSSVIALSFADALREHLRDHSI, encoded by the coding sequence GTGCGAGAGATAGAAATCTTCAGGGCGGTAATGCGGGAAGGCTCGGTGTCGCGGGCGGCGCAGGTGCTGCTGATTTCGCAGCCTGCCGCCAGCAAGTACATCGCCCAGCTGGAGCGCCGCGTGGGCGTGGCCCTGTTCGTGCGCAAGGGCGGGCGTCTGCTGCCCACGCCGGAAGGCAGGGCGCTGTATGGCCAGGTCGACCGGCTTTTTTCCGGCCTTTCGCAGTTGGACAGCTTCATCAAGGACCTGGGCAGCGAAAAGCAGGGCCACCTGACCGTCGCGTCCTTGCCGCTGCTGTCCCTGACCGTCATGCCGGACGTGCTCGCCAGCTTCATGGCCGACCGCCCCAATATTTCCGTGGCCTTGCAGACACGCAGTTCGGCGCGCATCGTCGAATGGGTGGCTGCGCGTCAGGTGGACATGGGTGTGTGCTTCTACGGGGGGCAGCATCCGGGCGTCGTGGCCGAGCCGCTGGTCAGCTTGCAGCTGTATTGCGCCATTCCCCCAGGCGACCCGCTGGAAAAGTTCGACACCATACGCGTGGAGCAACTGGCCGGCCGCGATCTCATCATCTACGACAACCTGGATCACACCCGCTTCTGGCTGGAAGCGCTGCTGGAGCAGCAGAAGGTTTATGCGCGGCGGCGCGTGCAGGTGTTCTGGACCTCGGTGGCGATGGAACTGGTGATGCGCGGCGTGGGCATCGCGCTGGTCGACCGGCTGACCGCCGCGCGCATCCCGGGCGGACTGGATCAACTGCGGCCGCTGGAGCCGGGCGCCTCGTTCGATCTCAGCCTGGTATGGCCCGAGCATTGGCCGTCGTCAGTCATCGCGCTGTCCTTCGCGGACGCATTGCGGGAACACCTGCGCGATCACTCGATCTAG
- a CDS encoding redoxin family protein: MSRSDNMADAMPPPLLVDEWLNADSPIELAALRGKVVLLHAFQMLCPGCLSHGLPQAERVHRLFRGKDVAVIGLHTVFEHHDVMSPAALRAFNHEYRWSFPIGIDRPAASGAIPMTMQAYGLRGTPSLVLLDRRGRVRLQHFGSIDDLALGAAIGGLLAEEDVLPSGAAAPGEPTRQACDAESCPAPPPR; encoded by the coding sequence ATGTCCCGATCCGACAACATGGCCGACGCAATGCCCCCGCCCTTGCTGGTGGACGAATGGCTGAATGCGGACAGCCCCATCGAACTCGCCGCGCTGCGCGGCAAGGTCGTGCTGCTGCACGCGTTCCAGATGCTGTGCCCTGGGTGCCTGTCGCATGGGCTGCCGCAAGCCGAACGCGTGCACAGGCTGTTCCGCGGCAAAGATGTCGCGGTCATCGGCCTGCATACCGTTTTCGAACACCACGACGTGATGAGTCCGGCCGCGCTGCGTGCCTTCAATCACGAGTATCGATGGAGCTTTCCCATCGGCATCGACCGCCCCGCCGCGTCCGGCGCCATCCCGATGACCATGCAGGCCTACGGGCTGCGCGGCACGCCCAGCCTGGTCCTGCTGGACCGCCGCGGACGCGTGCGCCTGCAGCACTTCGGCAGCATCGACGATTTGGCCCTGGGCGCCGCCATCGGCGGGCTGCTGGCCGAGGAGGATGTCCTTCCGAGCGGCGCTGCGGCGCCTGGAGAACCCACCCGCCAGGCCTGCGACGCGGAGAGTTGTCCCGCGCCGCCCCCGCGATAG